Genomic window (Streptomyces liliiviolaceus):
CTCGTCGAGATCGCCGGTCGCCGCCAGTCGTTCGTACGTGAAGGACGCCATCGTGCCCGCCTCCTGCCGTAAGCGCTGGGTGAGCGATCGCAACTCTTCGTCCATGATGCAGAGACTATCGGCGACACAGGTCACATGGACCGGCCAGGAAGGCGGGCTGGCGCGCTCGTTACTCACCGGTTAAGCTCAATCGAGCGAGTTACCCACTCGTGGATCTGCCCGTGGTGGCCTGGTGACGCAGCCCCCGCGGGAACACCCTCGCACCCCCGTGGTCGTGAGGGAGCTGGTCGGTTCGGTACTTCAGGTACCTCAGTTCGACATGACGGCACGGCTCCGGGACAGGGCCTGTCGGTTCTCCTCAGCGTTTCTCACCGTTTCGCGGGTTCCGTGCACCACACCCGCGGCCGGCACCGGGCGTGTGCGCTTCGCAGCCCGGCACCACCCCGCAGGCATCACGCGCACGCACTCCGTGCGCCCTCCGCACTCCGTGCGCCCGTCGGCGTATCCGCGTGCGTCCCTCAGTCGTCACTCATTCCTGGAGTCCCGCGATGGCCACTCCCCTGTCCGACCCCTCGTTGTCCTCCGTGTCCCTCCTGCGGACCGTCGCCGTCGTCGGCCTCGGCACGATGGGCACCGGTATCGCCGAGATCCTCGCCCGGGCCGGCCGCGAGGTCGTCGGCATCGACATCAGCGAGGCCGCCGCGGCGCAGGCCGCCGCCGCGCTGGAGTCCTCGACCGCCCGTGCCGTGCAGCGCGGGCGCCTCACCGAGCAGGAACGCGACGACACCCTCGCCCGCTTCCGCACCTTCAGCGATCTGCGGGCCGCGGCCGACGCCGATCTGGTGATCGAGGTGGCCCCGGAGTCGTACGAGATCAAGCACCAGATCTTCCGGGAGCTGGACGGTGTCGTGCGGCCGGGGACGATCCTGGCGACCGGTACGAACGCCCTGTCGGTCACGCGTCTCGCCGCCGACTCGGCCCACCCCGAACGGGTCCTGGGTCTGCACTTCTTCAACCCCGCGCCCGCGATGAAGCTCGTCGAGGTCGTCTCGTCCGTGCTGACCGCGCCGGGCGCCGTGGCCGCCGTCACCGACCTCGCCCTCGAACTCGGCAAGGAGCCCGTCGCGGTCGGCGACCGCCCCGGCTTCGTCGCCGACGGCCTGCTCTTCGGCTACCTCAACCAGGCCGCCGCGATGTACGAGGCCAGGTACGCGAGCCGCGAGGACGTCGACGCCGCGATGCGGCTGGGCTGCGGCCTGCCGATGGGCCCGCTCGCCCTGCTCGACCTGATCGGCGTGGACACCGCGCGTACGGTCCTGGAGGCGATGTACGCGGAGTCGCACGACCGGCTGCACGCGCCGGCGCCGATCCTCAAGCAGCTCAGCCAGGCGGGCCTGACCGGCCGCAAGTCGGGGCGCGGCTTCTACACGTACGACGCCCCGGGCGGCGCGACCGTCGTCCCGGACGCGCTGACGCCGTCCGCCGCGGGCTCCGGGGCGACGGGCCGGACCGTCCGCTCGGTCGGCGTCGCGGGGTCCGGAACGATGGCCTCCGGTATCGCGGAGGTCTTCGCGAAGGCCGGGTACGACGTCGTCCTCGCCGCCCGCACCGAGGAGAAGGCGGAGACCGCGAAGGCCCGTATCGGCAAGTCGCTCGCGCGCTCCGTCGACAAGGGCCGCATGACGGCCGAGGCGGCCGCGCAGACGCTCGGGCGCATCACCCCGGCGGGTTCGTACGAGGCCTTCGCCGAGGTCGATCTGGCGCTGGAGGCCGTCGCCGAGGACCTGGAGATCAAGCAGCAGCTCTTCGCGGTGTTCGACAAGGTCTGCAAGCCGGGCGCGATCCTGGCCACGACGACGTCCTCGCTGCCGGTCGTCGCCTGCGCCCGGGCCACCTCGCGGCCGCAGGACGTGATCGGCATGCACTTCTTCAACCCGGCGCCCGCGATGAAGCTGGTCGAGGTCGTGCGGACGGTCCTGACGGCGGACGACGTGCACACCACGGTCCGCGAGCTGTGCGCGAAGGTCCGCAAGCATCCGGTGGACTGCGGCGACCGGGCGGGTTTCATCGTGAACGCGCTCCTCTTCCCGTACCTGAACAACGCGATCAAGATGGTCGAGGAGCACTACGCGACGCTCGACGACATCGACGCCGCGATGAAGCTCGGCGGCGGCTACCCGATGGGGCCGTTCGAGCTCCTCGACGTGGTCGGTCTTGATGTCTCGCTGGCCATCGAGAAGGTGCTGCACCGCGAGTTCCGCGACCCGGGTCTCGCTCCGGCGCCGCTCCTGGAGCACCTGGTGGCCGCGGGCTGCCTCGGCCGCAAGACGGGCCGCGGCTTCCGCGAATATGCGCGGCGCTGAGCCGCCGCGCGACGACGGGCCCGGGGACCGGCCCGGCATGCCCGCCTCCGGGCCAGGGGACCGGCCCGGAGGCGGTCGTGCGGACTGGGGCGGGCTGCTCGACCCCGCCGGCGCCACCGCCGGGGCGGCGGACCCCGGCGGGGAAAGACCCGGTCGGGAGCGCTCCGGCGCGTACATGCAGTACGTTCGGGGCATGTCCCAGCCCGCCAAGTCCTCCCGTACACCAGCCACGTCCGACGCGCCGGAGAGCGCCGCGGGCGGTCGCGCCGCGGCGCAACGGCTCAAGATGCGCCGGGAGCTGGCGGCCGCCGCGATGGAGCTCTTCGCGACGAAGGGGTACGAGGCGACGACGGTCGACGAGATCGCGGCCGCGGCCGGGGTGGCCCGGCGCACCTTCTTCCGGCACTTCCGGTCCAAGGAAGAGGCGATCTTCCCGGACCACGACGACACCCTGATCCGGGCCGAGGCGGTGCTCAACGCCGCGCCGGCGCACGAGCATCCGCTGGACACGGTGTGCCGCGGGATCAAGGAAGTCATGCAGATGTACGCGGCCCGCCCGGAGATCTCGGTCTCGCGCTACAAGCTCACACGCGAGGTGCCGACCCTGCGCGAGGCGGAGATCGCCTCCGTGGCCCGGTACGAGCGGCTGTTCACCCGCTATCTGCTGGGGCACTTCGACGAGCACGCCCACGACGACGACGCCAACGACGACCCGCTGCTCGCGGAGGTCGCCGCGTCGGCCGTGGTCACCGCGCACAACCACGTGCTGCGGCGATGGCTGCGGGCGGGCGCCCAGGGCGATGTCGAGGCGCAGCTGGACCACGCCTTCTCGATCGTCAGGAAGACCTTCGGCACGGGCATAGGCGCCGGCCGGGACACCGCCGCGCACGCGGCGCCCGTGTCCACCGCGTCGGTGGAGGGCGAGGTGCTGGTGACCGTCGCCCGCGTGGACGCTCCGCTGCACCAGGTGATGCGGACCATCGAGCAGGCGCTGAAGGAACGGTCGTAGAGCCCTCCCTCACACAACCGCGACTTCGTCGCTCGTCCTCGAACGCCGGACGGGCTGGATATGGGCGCTCCCTTTCCCAGGGGGCGCCCTTTTCTGATCGATCATCGCTCATCTGTGACGGGCAGATGACAACTGAGAGAAATTGTTGGCACTCGGTGCCTTGCTAGATGACACGCAGTGTCATACGTTGAAGGTGTCCGGGCGGCCGGCGTGCAGAGATCCTTCGTACGCCGGCTGTCCCCGCAAGCCAAGGCCTGCGAGCCCGGACGCCTGCGTCACAGGCAACCTTCCGCGCCACAAAGCGCTGCCGAGCACCACCCCTCTGCCGAACCGACGGCATGCCTCACCAGCAGCTACCCACCCCGACGTAACCCTCAGCGCTCCCCCTCGGACGCTCTCGGACGCTCATCGCCGGAGGCAACACCGTGAAGGAAATCCTGGACGCGATCCAGTCGCAGACCGCCACGTCCGCCGACTTCGCCGCGCTACCGCTCCCCGAGTCCTACCGCGCGATCACCGTGCACAAGGACGAGACGGAGATGTTCGCCGGGCTCACCACCCGCGACAAGGACCCGCGCAAGTCGATCCACCTGGACGACGTGCCGGTGCCGGAGCTCGGCCCCGGCGAGGCCCTGGTGGCCGTGATGGCCTCCTCGGTCAACTACAACTCCGTGTGGACCTCGATCTTCGAGCCGGTCTCCACCTTCAGCTTCCTGGAGCGCTACGGCAGGCTCAGCGAGCTGACCAGGCGCCACGACCTGCCGTACCACATCATCGGCTCCGACCTCGCGGGCGTCGTGCTGCGCACCGGTCCGGGCGTGAACGCCTGGCACCCCGGTGACGAGGTCGTCGCGCACTGCCTGTCCGTCGAGCTGGAGTCCAGCGACGGGCACAACGACACCATGCTCGACCCCGAGCAGCGCATCTGGGGCTTCGAGACCAACTTCGGCGGCCTCGCCGAGATCGCGCTCGTCAAGTCCAACCAGCTGATGCCCAAGCCCGACCACCTCAGCTGGGAGGAGGCCGCCGCGCCCGGCCTGGTCAACTCCACCGCGTACCGGCAGCTGGTCTCCCGCAACGGCGCCGGGATGAAGCAGGGCGACAACGTCCTCATCTGGGGCGCGAGCGGCGGCCTCGGCAGCTACGCCACGCAGTTCGCGCTCGCCGGCGGCGCCAACCCCATCTGCGTGGTCAGCAGCCCGCAGAAGGCGGACATCTGCCGGGCGATGGGCGCCGAGGCGATCATCGACCGCAACGCGGAGGACTACAGGTTCTGGAAGGACGAGAACCACCAGGACCCGAAGGAGTGGAAGCGCTTCGGCAAGCGCATCCGCGAACTCACCGGCGGCGAGGACGTCGACATCGTCTTCGAGCACCCGGGCCGCGAGACCTTCGGCGCCTCCGTGTACGTCACCCGCAAGGGCGGCACGATCGTCACCTGCGCCTCCACCTCGGGCTACCAGCACGAGTACGACAACCGCTACCTGTGGATGTCCCTGAAGCGGATCATCGGCTCGCACTTCGCCAACTACCGCGAGTCCTGGGAGGCCAACCGGCTCATCGCGAAGGGCAAGATCCACCCGACGCTGTCCAAGGTGTACTCGCTGGAGGAGACCGGGCAGGCCGCGTACGACGTGCACCGCAACCTCCACCAGGGCAAGGTCGGGGTCCTGGCGCTGGCGCCCACCGAAGGTCTCGGGGTGCGTGACCACGACAAGCGCGCCCAGCACGTCGACGCCATCAACCGCTTCCGGAACATCTGAGGTCCGAAGATGACAGAGCGCCAGACGCCACAGGAGCGGAACGAACGGGACCGGCCGTGGCTCATGCGGACCTACGCCGGTCACTCCACCGCGGAGGCGTCCAACGAGCTGTACCGGCGCAACCTCGCCAAGGGGCAGACGGGTCTGTCGGTCGCGTTCGACCTGCCGACCCAGACCGGGTACGACCCCGACCACATCCTCGCCCGCGGCGAGGTCGGCCGGGTCGGCGTGCCGGTCTCGCACCTCGGTGACATGCGCAGGCTGTTCCAGGACATCCCCCTGGAGCAGATGAACACCTCGATGACCATCAACGCCACCGCCATGTGGCTGCTGGCGCTCTACCAGGTCGTCGCCGAGGAGCAGGGCGTCGACATCACCACGCTCCAGGGGACGACCCAGAACGACATCGTGAAGGAGTACCTGTCGCGGGGCACGCACGTGTTCCCGCCGGTGCCCTCCCTCCGTCTGACGACGGACATGATCTGCTACACGGTCAACAACATCCCCAAGTGGAACCCGATCAACATCTGCAGCTACCACCTGCAGGAGGCGGGAGCCACCCCGGTCCAGGAGATCGCGTACGCGATGTCCACCGCGATCGCCGTCCTCGACGCGGTGTTCGCGTCCGGGCAGATCCGCGAGGACCAGAAGGGGGACGTCGTCGCGCGCATCTCCTTCTTCGTGAACGCGGGCGTCCGGTTCGTCGAGGAGATGTGCAAGATGCGGGCGTTCGGCCGCATCTGGGACCGCATCACCCGCGAGCGGTACGGCATCGAGAACCCCAAGCACCGCCGCTTCCGGTACGGGGTCCAGGTCAACTCGCTCGGCCTGACCGAGGCCCAGCCGGAGAACAACATCCAGCGGATCGTGCTGGAGATGCTGGCCGTCACCCTCTCGAAGGACGCACGCGCGCGTGCCGTCCAACTCCCCGCCTGGAACGAGGCGCTGGGCCTGCCCCGCCCCTGGGACCAGCAGTGGTCGCTGCGCATGCAGCAGGTCCTCGCCTACGAGAGCGACCTGCTGGAGTACGCGGACATCTTCGACGGCTCGCACGTCGTCGAGGCGAAGGTCGCCCAGCTGGTCGAGGACTCGTTCGCCGAGATCGAGCGGATCGAGGAGATGGGCGGCGCGATGGCGGCCGTGGAGTCGGGCTATCTGAAGTCGCAGCTCGTCTCCTCGCACGCCGAGCGCCGGGCCCGTATCGAGTCCGGCGACGAGAAGATCGTCGGCGTCAACATCTTCGAGTCGACCGAGCCCAACCCGCTCACGGCCGATCTGGACGCCGCGATCCAGACGGTCGACCCGGCGGTCGAGGCCCGGGTGGCCGCGGCCCTCCAGGAGTGGCGCGACACCCGCTACCAGCCGCCGTTCAACCACCCGCGGCCCTGCAAGGCGCTGGACGGGCTGAAGGAGGCCGCGGCGGGCACCGGCAACCTCATGGCGGCCACCCTGGATTGTGCCCGCGCCGGGGTCACGACCGGTGAGTGGGCCGGCGCCCTGCGCGAGGTGTTCGGCGAGTTCCGCGCCCCCACCGGGGTGTCGTCCGCGCCCGTCGCGGTGACCGCCGAGGAGGGCACCGCGATGGCGGCGGTCCGCCGCAAGGTGGAGCTGACCGCGAAGGACCTGGGCGTCGGCAAACTCCGCTTCCTGGTGGGCAAGCCGGGCCTGGACGGGCACTCGAACGGCGCCGAGCAGATCGCCGTACGGGCCCGCGACGCCGGCTTCGAGGTGGTCTACCAGGGCATCCGGCTCACCCCCGAGGAGATCGTGACCGCGGCCGTCGCCGAGGACGTCCACGGCGTGGGCCTGTCCATCCTGTCGGGCTCGCACGCCCAGCTGGTGCCCGACGTGCTGGAACGGCTGCGCGAGGCGGGCGCGGCCGACATCCCGGTGATCGCCGGCGGGATCATCCCGAACGCCGACGCCGAGCTGCTGAGGGCCGCGGGAGTGGCCGCGGTCTTCACCCCGAAGGACT
Coding sequences:
- a CDS encoding protein meaA; this encodes MTERQTPQERNERDRPWLMRTYAGHSTAEASNELYRRNLAKGQTGLSVAFDLPTQTGYDPDHILARGEVGRVGVPVSHLGDMRRLFQDIPLEQMNTSMTINATAMWLLALYQVVAEEQGVDITTLQGTTQNDIVKEYLSRGTHVFPPVPSLRLTTDMICYTVNNIPKWNPINICSYHLQEAGATPVQEIAYAMSTAIAVLDAVFASGQIREDQKGDVVARISFFVNAGVRFVEEMCKMRAFGRIWDRITRERYGIENPKHRRFRYGVQVNSLGLTEAQPENNIQRIVLEMLAVTLSKDARARAVQLPAWNEALGLPRPWDQQWSLRMQQVLAYESDLLEYADIFDGSHVVEAKVAQLVEDSFAEIERIEEMGGAMAAVESGYLKSQLVSSHAERRARIESGDEKIVGVNIFESTEPNPLTADLDAAIQTVDPAVEARVAAALQEWRDTRYQPPFNHPRPCKALDGLKEAAAGTGNLMAATLDCARAGVTTGEWAGALREVFGEFRAPTGVSSAPVAVTAEEGTAMAAVRRKVELTAKDLGVGKLRFLVGKPGLDGHSNGAEQIAVRARDAGFEVVYQGIRLTPEEIVTAAVAEDVHGVGLSILSGSHAQLVPDVLERLREAGAADIPVIAGGIIPNADAELLRAAGVAAVFTPKDFDITGIIGRIVDEIRKANKLDPLEVPA
- a CDS encoding TetR family transcriptional regulator produces the protein MSQPAKSSRTPATSDAPESAAGGRAAAQRLKMRRELAAAAMELFATKGYEATTVDEIAAAAGVARRTFFRHFRSKEEAIFPDHDDTLIRAEAVLNAAPAHEHPLDTVCRGIKEVMQMYAARPEISVSRYKLTREVPTLREAEIASVARYERLFTRYLLGHFDEHAHDDDANDDPLLAEVAASAVVTAHNHVLRRWLRAGAQGDVEAQLDHAFSIVRKTFGTGIGAGRDTAAHAAPVSTASVEGEVLVTVARVDAPLHQVMRTIEQALKERS
- a CDS encoding 3-hydroxyacyl-CoA dehydrogenase family protein — encoded protein: MATPLSDPSLSSVSLLRTVAVVGLGTMGTGIAEILARAGREVVGIDISEAAAAQAAAALESSTARAVQRGRLTEQERDDTLARFRTFSDLRAAADADLVIEVAPESYEIKHQIFRELDGVVRPGTILATGTNALSVTRLAADSAHPERVLGLHFFNPAPAMKLVEVVSSVLTAPGAVAAVTDLALELGKEPVAVGDRPGFVADGLLFGYLNQAAAMYEARYASREDVDAAMRLGCGLPMGPLALLDLIGVDTARTVLEAMYAESHDRLHAPAPILKQLSQAGLTGRKSGRGFYTYDAPGGATVVPDALTPSAAGSGATGRTVRSVGVAGSGTMASGIAEVFAKAGYDVVLAARTEEKAETAKARIGKSLARSVDKGRMTAEAAAQTLGRITPAGSYEAFAEVDLALEAVAEDLEIKQQLFAVFDKVCKPGAILATTTSSLPVVACARATSRPQDVIGMHFFNPAPAMKLVEVVRTVLTADDVHTTVRELCAKVRKHPVDCGDRAGFIVNALLFPYLNNAIKMVEEHYATLDDIDAAMKLGGGYPMGPFELLDVVGLDVSLAIEKVLHREFRDPGLAPAPLLEHLVAAGCLGRKTGRGFREYARR
- the ccrA gene encoding crotonyl-CoA carboxylase/reductase, whose protein sequence is MKEILDAIQSQTATSADFAALPLPESYRAITVHKDETEMFAGLTTRDKDPRKSIHLDDVPVPELGPGEALVAVMASSVNYNSVWTSIFEPVSTFSFLERYGRLSELTRRHDLPYHIIGSDLAGVVLRTGPGVNAWHPGDEVVAHCLSVELESSDGHNDTMLDPEQRIWGFETNFGGLAEIALVKSNQLMPKPDHLSWEEAAAPGLVNSTAYRQLVSRNGAGMKQGDNVLIWGASGGLGSYATQFALAGGANPICVVSSPQKADICRAMGAEAIIDRNAEDYRFWKDENHQDPKEWKRFGKRIRELTGGEDVDIVFEHPGRETFGASVYVTRKGGTIVTCASTSGYQHEYDNRYLWMSLKRIIGSHFANYRESWEANRLIAKGKIHPTLSKVYSLEETGQAAYDVHRNLHQGKVGVLALAPTEGLGVRDHDKRAQHVDAINRFRNI